A window from Ignavibacteriota bacterium encodes these proteins:
- a CDS encoding VOC family protein encodes MRSINPHINFNGNAEEAFTFYKSVFGGEFGKIIRFKDISSPEFPVPENEENKVMHIALPIGNNILTANDIPESMGKVNENENRSKISISTESSEDASKLFKGLSEGGNIEIPIDDSPSGSCFGMFWDKFGIEWMVNFDPKN; translated from the coding sequence ATGAGATCTATTAATCCTCATATTAATTTTAATGGAAATGCTGAAGAAGCATTTACCTTTTATAAATCAGTATTTGGTGGTGAATTTGGAAAAATTATTCGATTTAAGGATATATCAAGTCCTGAATTTCCAGTACCTGAAAATGAGGAAAATAAAGTAATGCATATTGCTTTGCCTATTGGTAATAATATTTTAACGGCGAATGACATTCCAGAAAGCATGGGCAAAGTAAATGAAAACGAAAACAGATCTAAAATATCAATTAGCACAGAAAGCAGTGAAGATGCTTCCAAATTATTTAAAGGGCTTTCGGAAGGAGGGAATATTGAAATACCTATTGATGACAGCCCCTCGGGTTCATGCTTTGGAATGTTTTGGGATAAATTTGGTATTGAATGGATGGTTAACTTTGATCCTAAAAATTAA
- a CDS encoding dihydrofolate reductase family protein gives MQKLRVQSFSISIDGFGAGPNQSLENPLGIGGPNLHKWFFPTKTFQKNVMGKDGGTTGIDNSFAERGFDNIGAWILGRNMFSPYRGPWLDENWKGWWGDNPPYQVPVFILTNYPRKSIEMEGGTTFHFITDGIHSALKKAFDSANGKDVRLGGGINVIRQYLKEKLIDEMHIAVSPVFLGSGENLFSQINIVDLGYNCVEYISTENTTHLVLKKYERK, from the coding sequence ATGCAAAAATTAAGAGTGCAAAGTTTTTCAATCTCTATAGATGGCTTTGGTGCAGGTCCAAATCAAAGCCTTGAAAATCCACTTGGAATTGGAGGGCCAAATCTACATAAATGGTTTTTCCCGACAAAAACTTTTCAAAAAAATGTGATGGGAAAAGATGGCGGCACAACCGGCATTGACAATAGCTTTGCCGAACGAGGATTTGATAATATCGGCGCATGGATTTTAGGCAGAAATATGTTTAGTCCATATCGCGGACCCTGGCTTGATGAAAATTGGAAAGGATGGTGGGGCGATAATCCTCCTTATCAAGTTCCGGTTTTTATACTAACAAATTATCCTCGCAAATCAATTGAAATGGAAGGCGGAACAACTTTTCATTTTATTACAGACGGCATTCATTCTGCACTTAAAAAAGCTTTTGATTCTGCAAATGGAAAAGATGTAAGATTGGGCGGCGGAATTAATGTAATTCGCCAATATTTAAAAGAAAAATTAATTGATGAAATGCACATTGCAGTTTCTCCGGTTTTTCTTGGATCTGGAGAAAATCTCTTTTCACAAATTAATATTGTCGATTTAGGATATAATTGTGTTGAATATATTTCAACAGAAAATACAACTCATTTAGTTTTAAAAAAATATGAAAGGAAATAA
- a CDS encoding VOC family protein gives MKNIHPYFNFNGNTEEAFNFYKSVFGGEFNGVMKFKDLPDAQNFPSEVQEKIMHISLPLCNGIIMMGTDLIESMGHKFVPGNNMHIMITTDTREEADNLFNQLSVGGKIEMPMADQFWGDYYGNFTDKFGINWMIDFSKEQ, from the coding sequence ATGAAAAATATTCATCCTTACTTTAATTTTAACGGAAATACTGAAGAAGCGTTTAATTTTTACAAATCTGTTTTTGGCGGCGAGTTTAATGGTGTAATGAAATTTAAAGATTTACCGGATGCTCAGAATTTCCCCTCTGAAGTTCAAGAAAAGATTATGCATATTTCTCTGCCGTTGTGCAACGGAATTATTATGATGGGAACTGATTTAATTGAATCTATGGGACATAAATTTGTACCCGGAAATAATATGCACATTATGATTACTACAGATACTAGAGAAGAAGCTGATAATTTGTTTAACCAACTTTCCGTTGGTGGAAAAATTGAAATGCCGATGGCTGATCAATTTTGGGGTGATTATTATGGTAATTTTACAGATAAATTTGGAATAAATTGGATGATTGATTTTTCCAAAGAACAATAA
- a CDS encoding HTH domain-containing protein has protein sequence MAKENSDLLTAGKIAAQLGVSGSIVSKTIKTLNLKPDLVKAGCNYFGKDNIEKIKKALK, from the coding sequence ATGGCAAAGGAAAATTCAGATTTATTAACTGCCGGAAAAATTGCAGCTCAGCTTGGTGTTTCGGGATCGATTGTTTCAAAAACTATTAAAACTCTAAACCTTAAGCCAGATTTGGTTAAAGCTGGTTGCAATTATTTTGGCAAAGATAATATTGAGAAAATAAAAAAAGCATTGAAATAA
- a CDS encoding SRPBCC domain-containing protein — protein MVMEIVNSNLEQEIITSREINFPVDLVYQAFENPNHQKNWWGPKGFTNTFNSFEFKPGGKWSFIMHGPDKGNYVNECIFIIVEKNKLIVWDRISNPIFYVIFQFQEISVTKTEIIFKQLFDSVELCNKIRSYTVGKNDENFDRLEEELIKMRKDSK, from the coding sequence ATAGTTATGGAAATAGTAAATTCAAATCTAGAACAAGAAATAATTACTTCTCGAGAAATTAATTTTCCGGTTGATTTGGTTTATCAAGCATTTGAAAACCCTAATCATCAAAAAAATTGGTGGGGACCAAAAGGTTTTACAAATACCTTTAATTCATTTGAATTTAAACCCGGTGGTAAATGGAGTTTCATTATGCACGGTCCTGATAAAGGAAATTATGTTAATGAATGCATATTTATAATTGTTGAAAAAAATAAATTAATTGTCTGGGATCGTATTTCAAACCCAATATTTTATGTGATTTTTCAATTTCAAGAAATTTCAGTAACTAAAACAGAAATAATATTTAAACAATTATTTGATTCAGTTGAATTGTGCAATAAAATTAGATCATATACCGTTGGGAAAAACGACGAAAATTTTGATCGGCTTGAAGAAGAATTAATTAAAATGAGAAAGGATTCAAAATGA
- a CDS encoding VOC family protein: protein MNSITPNLWFNKNAEEAVNFYTSLFENSKIGNSQRYGKEGFEFHQMPEGTIMTMEFELAGQKFLALNGGPIFKFSDAVSFYVYCKSENEIELLYEKLKQNGSIVWQLGKYDWSEKYAWVKDKFGVSWQLDINIMNSPQKILPTLLFTNDKFAHVKEAIIYYTNIFPNSKINFEFPYPPSENIPQNALLFAQFNLSNYLFNAMSSSQKHDFDFNEAISFIVSCETQNEIDYYWEKLGEGGDPNAQQCGWLKDKFGVSWQIVPAKLGRLLSSGNKEQSSSVMNELLKMRKLDLNILEQTFQKNS from the coding sequence ATGAATTCAATAACACCAAATTTGTGGTTTAATAAAAATGCAGAAGAAGCTGTAAACTTTTACACTTCACTATTTGAAAATTCTAAAATTGGAAACTCGCAAAGATACGGCAAAGAAGGATTTGAATTTCATCAAATGCCGGAAGGCACAATAATGACAATGGAATTTGAATTAGCGGGACAAAAATTTCTTGCATTAAACGGCGGACCAATTTTCAAATTCAGCGATGCGGTTTCATTTTATGTTTATTGTAAATCAGAAAACGAGATTGAATTGCTTTATGAAAAATTAAAACAAAACGGAAGCATCGTTTGGCAATTGGGTAAATATGATTGGAGTGAAAAGTATGCTTGGGTAAAAGATAAATTCGGAGTTTCTTGGCAGCTTGATATTAATATAATGAATTCTCCCCAAAAAATTTTACCAACACTTTTATTTACAAATGACAAATTTGCTCATGTAAAGGAAGCTATAATTTATTACACAAATATTTTCCCAAATTCAAAAATTAATTTTGAATTTCCTTATCCGCCTTCGGAAAATATTCCGCAAAATGCTCTTTTATTTGCGCAATTTAATTTATCAAATTATTTATTTAACGCAATGAGTAGTTCGCAAAAACATGATTTCGATTTTAACGAAGCAATTTCTTTTATCGTAAGTTGTGAAACTCAAAATGAGATTGATTATTATTGGGAAAAACTTGGCGAAGGTGGAGATCCTAATGCGCAGCAGTGCGGATGGCTTAAAGATAAGTTTGGAGTTTCTTGGCAAATTGTTCCAGCAAAACTTGGTAGATTATTAAGCAGTGGAAACAAAGAACAATCTTCTTCCGTAATGAATGAATTATTAAAAATGAGAAAACTTGATTTAAATATTTTGGAACAGACATTTCAGAAAAATTCATAA
- a CDS encoding SRPBCC domain-containing protein: MEKLKFNIHINASKEKVWKTLWDHETYKKWSSVFSEGSSMESDWKINGRTLFVDGKGNGMISTIAELKENEFLSFKHLGFIKDGIEDYESEEIKKWSGIFENYTLKPSGNNTELFIEMDMNDEYKDFFLNTWPLALNKIKELSEQ, translated from the coding sequence GTGGAAAAATTAAAATTTAATATTCATATAAATGCATCAAAAGAAAAAGTTTGGAAAACTCTTTGGGATCATGAAACATATAAAAAATGGTCTTCCGTATTTTCAGAAGGTTCGAGTATGGAATCAGACTGGAAAATTAATGGCAGAACATTATTTGTTGATGGAAAAGGCAACGGAATGATAAGCACAATTGCCGAACTAAAGGAAAATGAATTTTTATCGTTTAAACATTTGGGTTTTATTAAAGACGGCATTGAAGATTACGAAAGTGAAGAAATAAAGAAATGGTCGGGAATTTTTGAAAATTACACATTAAAACCTAGCGGAAATAATACTGAATTATTTATAGAGATGGATATGAATGATGAATACAAAGATTTTTTTCTTAACACATGGCCTTTAGCATTGAATAAAATTAAAGAATTGAGTGAACAATAA
- a CDS encoding SRPBCC family protein codes for MDKTKIKIETFVSADENKVWEYWTQPEHITKWNFASDDWHCPSTENDLRVGGKFSSRMEAKDGSFGFDFWGIYDEVIPQKKISYTMGDGRKAITDFEQQNDEIKITTIFDAESENSIELQKFGWQSILNNFKKLVEEN; via the coding sequence ATGGATAAAACTAAAATTAAAATAGAAACTTTTGTATCGGCAGATGAAAACAAAGTATGGGAATATTGGACGCAGCCGGAACATATTACAAAATGGAATTTTGCATCTGACGATTGGCATTGCCCAAGCACAGAAAATGATTTAAGAGTTGGTGGTAAATTTAGTTCAAGAATGGAAGCAAAAGACGGAAGTTTTGGATTTGATTTTTGGGGAATTTATGATGAAGTTATTCCACAAAAAAAAATTTCTTATACAATGGGCGATGGCAGAAAGGCAATTACAGATTTTGAACAGCAAAATGATGAAATAAAAATTACCACAATTTTTGATGCTGAAAGTGAAAACTCGATAGAACTACAAAAATTTGGCTGGCAATCAATTTTAAATAATTTTAAGAAACTTGTTGAGGAAAATTAA
- a CDS encoding YdeI/OmpD-associated family protein has protein sequence MNPKVDTYLSQVGKWQRELEKIRTLILDCGLIEEYKWMHPCYTLNKNNVLLIHEFKDYCAILFHKGALLKDEKNILVQQTENVQSARQIRFTNISEIEKLETTIKEYIFEAIEIEKFGLKVEMKKTSEFNMPEELKLKFEMDPDFKTAFENLTQGRQRGYLLHFSQPKQSKTRSERIEKNIERILTGKGLQDCICGHSKRFPSCDGSHSKIE, from the coding sequence ATGAATCCAAAAGTGGATACATATTTAAGTCAAGTTGGTAAGTGGCAAAGAGAATTGGAAAAAATTAGAACTTTAATTCTTGATTGCGGCTTGATTGAAGAATATAAATGGATGCATCCATGTTATACTCTAAATAAAAATAATGTATTATTAATTCATGAGTTTAAAGATTATTGTGCAATTTTATTTCATAAAGGTGCTTTACTAAAAGATGAAAAAAATATTTTAGTTCAACAAACCGAAAATGTTCAATCTGCAAGACAAATTAGGTTTACCAATATTTCTGAAATTGAAAAATTAGAGACAACAATTAAGGAATATATATTCGAGGCAATAGAGATTGAAAAATTCGGACTGAAAGTTGAAATGAAAAAAACTTCCGAATTCAACATGCCGGAGGAACTAAAATTAAAATTTGAAATGGATCCGGATTTTAAAACAGCTTTTGAAAATTTAACACAAGGACGACAAAGAGGTTATCTGTTACATTTTTCACAACCAAAACAATCTAAAACTCGCAGTGAAAGAATTGAAAAAAATATAGAGCGAATTCTTACGGGGAAAGGGCTTCAAGATTGTATTTGTGGACATTCAAAAAGATTTCCTAGTTGTGATGGTTCACACAGTAAAATAGAGTAA
- a CDS encoding DUF1801 domain-containing protein, with protein MKTQKTEFKNIDEYILTFPDEVQEKLTELRKTIIESAPESIEKISYQMPTFYLSGNLVHFAGYKKHIGFYPTPTGIEQFKDELKNFKTSKGAVQFPIDETLPVKLISKIVKFRVNENLSKSKKGK; from the coding sequence ATGAAAACCCAAAAAACAGAATTTAAAAATATTGATGAATACATTTTAACTTTCCCGGATGAAGTTCAAGAAAAATTAACCGAACTTCGTAAAACAATAATAGAATCCGCTCCGGAATCTATAGAAAAAATATCTTATCAAATGCCAACATTTTATTTGAGCGGCAATTTAGTACATTTTGCGGGTTATAAAAAGCATATTGGTTTTTATCCAACTCCAACTGGAATAGAACAATTTAAAGATGAACTTAAAAATTTCAAAACTTCTAAAGGGGCAGTTCAATTTCCAATTGATGAAACACTTCCGGTAAAATTAATTTCCAAAATTGTGAAATTTAGAGTGAATGAAAATTTATCCAAATCAAAAAAAGGTAAATAA
- a CDS encoding DinB family protein translates to MNRPQANEYNPYFHKYIDLVEEGNFFQIFTTDTESTFNFFINIPEEKHNYKYAPEKWTIKDVLMHVIDTERIFSYRALVCARGDDKTLLQRADENLFAANVNVTNRSMESLLEEFLVVRKSMEFLLKNITDEKSEFLGNNGEFKISARALGYISLGHTKHHIKVIKERYL, encoded by the coding sequence ATGAATCGACCACAAGCAAATGAATATAATCCGTATTTCCATAAATATATTGATCTTGTTGAAGAAGGAAATTTTTTTCAAATATTTACAACTGATACCGAATCAACATTTAATTTCTTTATAAATATTCCGGAAGAAAAACATAATTACAAATATGCACCGGAAAAATGGACAATTAAAGATGTTCTTATGCATGTAATTGATACCGAAAGAATTTTTTCTTATCGTGCATTGGTTTGTGCAAGAGGAGATGATAAAACTTTATTACAAAGAGCAGATGAAAATTTATTTGCCGCTAATGTTAATGTAACAAATAGATCTATGGAAAGTTTACTTGAAGAATTTTTGGTTGTAAGAAAAAGTATGGAATTTTTACTCAAAAACATTACTGATGAAAAATCTGAATTTTTAGGCAATAACGGAGAATTTAAAATTTCCGCAAGAGCTTTGGGCTATATTTCACTTGGTCATACTAAGCATCATATAAAAGTTATTAAAGAAAGATATTTGTAA
- a CDS encoding MATE family efflux transporter codes for METLSSQKSIWHELKEAIQGSEADYTQIPLGKAIFLLAIPMILELIMESTFAIVDIYFVGSLGASAVATVGLTETYMFLLYSICMGLAMGVTALIARRIGEKNKEKAGITAVQSIFIGVMASIPFSIAGIFYSKELLELMGADSWILGHGVGYAQWMLGGNLVIMLIFVINAIFRGAGDAAIAMRVLWIANGINIILDPLLIFGYGPFPNLGIEGAAIATNIGRGVGVLIQLWYLYKGVKHIKVERSHIFLNFKIISSIIKTSLGGIGQNIIAMTSWIFIMRIFAEFGSHVVAGATISIRIMMFTMMPAWGLSNAASTLVGQNLGANSPDRAEKSVWKIGTYNMIFLIGVSIIYFFYSENLVSIFTDDLGVISVGTMWLKIVSYSYFVYGWWMVSVQAFNGAGDTITPTKINLIFFWVLQIPFSYLTAKTFGFGYEGIFWTIFATETSVGLFTLWLFKKGSWKKVKI; via the coding sequence TTGGAAACACTTTCATCTCAAAAATCAATCTGGCATGAATTAAAAGAAGCCATTCAAGGAAGTGAAGCTGATTACACCCAAATTCCACTTGGCAAAGCAATTTTTCTTTTGGCTATCCCAATGATTTTAGAATTAATAATGGAATCAACTTTTGCCATTGTTGATATTTATTTTGTGGGTTCACTTGGAGCTTCAGCAGTTGCTACTGTTGGATTAACAGAAACTTACATGTTTCTTCTTTATTCTATCTGCATGGGTTTGGCAATGGGTGTAACTGCTTTAATTGCAAGAAGAATTGGTGAAAAGAACAAAGAGAAAGCCGGAATTACTGCAGTTCAGTCAATATTTATCGGTGTTATGGCTTCCATTCCATTTTCAATTGCTGGGATTTTTTATAGCAAAGAATTATTGGAATTGATGGGTGCTGATAGTTGGATTCTCGGGCATGGTGTTGGATATGCTCAATGGATGCTTGGCGGAAATTTAGTAATAATGTTAATATTTGTTATTAATGCCATTTTTAGAGGTGCCGGCGATGCGGCAATTGCGATGCGTGTTTTATGGATTGCAAACGGAATCAATATTATTTTGGATCCGCTTTTAATTTTTGGCTACGGTCCTTTTCCCAACTTAGGAATTGAAGGTGCGGCAATTGCAACAAATATTGGAAGAGGCGTTGGAGTTTTAATTCAGTTGTGGTATCTGTACAAAGGTGTAAAACATATTAAAGTAGAGAGATCACATATTTTCTTAAATTTTAAAATAATTTCTTCAATTATAAAAACTTCTTTGGGTGGAATTGGACAAAATATTATTGCAATGACTTCATGGATTTTTATTATGCGAATTTTTGCCGAGTTTGGAAGTCACGTTGTTGCCGGAGCCACAATTTCAATAAGAATTATGATGTTTACAATGATGCCGGCTTGGGGCTTATCAAATGCGGCTTCAACATTGGTGGGTCAAAATCTTGGTGCAAATTCTCCGGATCGTGCAGAAAAATCCGTATGGAAAATTGGAACTTATAATATGATTTTTTTAATCGGCGTTTCAATAATTTACTTTTTCTATAGTGAGAATTTAGTTTCAATTTTCACAGATGATTTGGGAGTAATTTCTGTTGGAACAATGTGGCTAAAAATAGTTTCATATTCCTATTTTGTTTACGGATGGTGGATGGTTTCTGTGCAAGCGTTTAATGGTGCTGGAGATACTATTACACCAACTAAAATTAATTTAATATTTTTTTGGGTGTTGCAAATTCCATTTTCATACTTAACCGCAAAAACATTTGGTTTTGGATATGAAGGAATTTTCTGGACAATCTTTGCAACCGAAACAAGTGTTGGACTTTTCACTTTATGGCTTTTCAAAAAAGGTTCATGGAAAAAAGTAAAAATTTAA
- a CDS encoding DUF1801 domain-containing protein, producing the protein MSKIISVTEYMENLEHPFKEGFETLRDVIKSSNKNIVEEIKWNAPSYKLENHFATFKLYPPKNIQIVLHTDTKEKENPKQFHLDDPHKLVKWAAPDRCTIAIKSNEDAK; encoded by the coding sequence ATGAGCAAAATCATTAGTGTAACTGAATATATGGAAAACCTTGAACATCCTTTCAAAGAAGGATTTGAAACATTACGTGATGTAATTAAAAGTTCAAATAAAAATATTGTAGAAGAAATTAAATGGAATGCACCGAGTTATAAATTAGAAAATCACTTTGCAACTTTTAAACTATATCCGCCGAAAAATATTCAAATAGTTTTACACACTGATACAAAAGAAAAAGAAAATCCAAAACAATTTCATTTAGATGATCCGCATAAATTGGTAAAATGGGCAGCACCTGATAGATGCACAATTGCAATTAAATCAAATGAAGATGCAAAATAA
- a CDS encoding isocitrate lyase/phosphoenolpyruvate mutase family protein — protein MISQYEIFTQLHKSDKPLLLGNVWNVQSAKVYEKLKFSAIGTSSAAIANSLGYDDGENISFEEYFNLVKKISKNTNIPLSVDLEAGFGNDIDTIFSNIKRLSEIGIAGINIEDSIVKNSNRSILPAEVFYSKLDNICKKLEQEKVKIFVNVRTDTYLLNLKDKLNETKKRIRQYESAKIDGIFIPCITDEKEIKELTKSTKLPINVMCMPNLPDFKTLSNIGVKRISMGNFINDFVYTQMESKTNEIILDQNFNSLF, from the coding sequence ATGATATCACAATATGAAATTTTTACACAATTACATAAATCAGACAAACCACTTTTACTTGGGAACGTCTGGAATGTTCAAAGTGCAAAAGTTTATGAAAAACTAAAATTTAGCGCAATCGGAACTTCGAGTGCGGCAATTGCCAATTCTCTTGGTTATGATGATGGAGAAAATATTTCGTTTGAAGAATATTTTAATTTAGTGAAGAAAATTTCTAAAAATACAAATATTCCTTTATCGGTCGATTTAGAAGCCGGTTTCGGAAATGATATTGATACAATATTTTCTAATATTAAAAGACTTTCAGAAATTGGAATTGCTGGAATAAATATTGAAGATTCAATTGTGAAAAATTCTAATAGATCAATTTTGCCTGCTGAAGTTTTTTACAGCAAACTAGATAATATTTGTAAAAAATTAGAACAAGAAAAAGTAAAAATATTTGTTAATGTTAGAACTGATACCTATTTGCTAAATCTAAAAGACAAATTAAACGAAACTAAAAAAAGAATTCGCCAATATGAAAGTGCTAAAATTGACGGAATTTTCATTCCATGCATTACTGATGAAAAAGAAATTAAAGAATTAACTAAATCAACCAAATTGCCGATCAACGTAATGTGCATGCCTAATTTGCCGGATTTTAAAACTCTTTCTAATATTGGTGTTAAAAGAATTAGCATGGGAAATTTTATTAATGATTTTGTTTACACCCAAATGGAAAGTAAAACAAATGAAATAATTTTAGACCAAAATTTTAACAGTTTGTTTTAG
- a CDS encoding bifunctional transcriptional activator/DNA repair protein Ada: MELTHEIMYNAAVKKDVSFEGIFFTAVKTTGIFCRPTCTARKPKIENVEFYKTSKEAILKGYRPCKVCNPLEKLNATPIEIKNILSELNENPSQKIKDFDLVKKGIEPNKVRRWFLKNHGITFHAYQRMLRINNAFKKIRDGKSITETAFDSGYNSLSGFNDSFKSVFETSPSNSKTKNVIELKRIETKLGTMIACSTKDGICLLEFSDRKMLETELKQISKFFDAKILQGDSNHLTNLEKQLHEYFDGNRKEFTIPIATSGTVFQNIVWEKLLQIPFGKTKSYKDIAEQIDKPTAVRAVANANGMNKIAILIPCHRVIGSDGNLTGYGGGLWRKKELLEIESK; the protein is encoded by the coding sequence ATGGAACTTACTCATGAAATAATGTATAACGCTGCTGTTAAAAAAGATGTTTCATTTGAAGGTATATTTTTTACTGCTGTTAAAACAACAGGAATTTTTTGCAGACCAACATGCACGGCAAGAAAACCTAAAATAGAAAATGTGGAATTTTATAAAACTTCAAAAGAAGCAATATTGAAAGGCTACAGACCATGTAAGGTTTGTAATCCATTAGAAAAATTAAATGCAACACCAATTGAAATAAAAAATATATTAAGCGAATTAAATGAAAATCCATCGCAAAAAATTAAAGATTTTGACCTTGTTAAAAAAGGGATTGAACCAAATAAAGTTAGAAGATGGTTTTTAAAAAATCATGGAATTACATTTCATGCTTACCAGAGAATGTTAAGAATAAATAATGCATTTAAAAAAATTCGAGATGGAAAAAGTATTACGGAAACTGCTTTTGATTCTGGTTATAATTCTTTAAGCGGATTTAATGATTCATTTAAATCTGTTTTTGAAACTTCACCGAGTAATAGCAAAACAAAAAATGTTATTGAATTAAAAAGAATTGAAACAAAATTGGGAACCATGATTGCATGTTCAACAAAAGATGGAATTTGCTTGCTCGAATTTTCAGATCGCAAAATGCTTGAAACTGAATTGAAACAAATTTCTAAATTTTTCGATGCAAAAATATTACAAGGAGATAGCAATCATTTAACAAATTTGGAAAAACAGTTACATGAATATTTTGATGGAAATAGAAAAGAATTTACAATTCCGATTGCTACTTCCGGAACGGTTTTTCAAAATATTGTTTGGGAAAAACTGTTGCAAATTCCATTTGGAAAAACAAAAAGTTACAAAGATATTGCAGAACAAATCGATAAACCAACAGCTGTAAGGGCTGTAGCAAATGCAAACGGAATGAATAAAATTGCAATTTTAATTCCTTGTCATAGAGTTATTGGATCTGATGGAAATCTTACCGGTTACGGCGGAGGATTGTGGAGAAAAAAGGAATTACTTGAAATCGAAAGTAAATAA
- the larE gene encoding ATP-dependent sacrificial sulfur transferase LarE, giving the protein MTQILETLLKKLKQEIESYNKTLIALSGGVDSCLTSFLCRKYLGKENAIAVIANSPSLKRKDLEIAEKFCKENDIKYLILETNELTNENYSSNPINRCYFCKNELYDSLQELITNKYSGFKIVNGNNFSDLGDYRPGLKSASENNILSPFINCKIDKTKIRELANYFNLSVWDKPASPCLSSRFPYGESITTEKLKMVEIAESILNDFGFEDIRVRSSNNNAKIEVPQEQIIKLKSIFHIIEQKIINIGFSQCIVDEEGFITGKLNRVLNEFSN; this is encoded by the coding sequence ATTACACAAATATTGGAAACTTTATTAAAGAAACTAAAACAAGAAATTGAAAGTTATAATAAAACTTTAATTGCATTATCCGGAGGTGTTGATTCTTGTTTGACATCATTTTTATGTAGAAAATATTTGGGCAAAGAAAATGCGATTGCCGTAATTGCAAATTCACCAAGCCTTAAACGTAAAGATTTAGAAATTGCTGAGAAGTTTTGTAAAGAAAATGATATAAAATATTTAATTCTTGAAACCAACGAACTCACGAATGAAAATTATTCATCGAACCCAATTAACAGATGCTATTTTTGCAAAAATGAATTATACGATAGTTTACAAGAATTAATTACGAATAAATATTCCGGATTTAAAATAGTTAATGGAAATAATTTTTCTGACCTAGGTGATTATCGTCCCGGATTAAAATCTGCTTCTGAAAATAATATTTTAAGTCCGTTCATAAATTGTAAAATTGATAAAACAAAAATTAGAGAATTAGCAAATTATTTTAACTTATCGGTTTGGGATAAACCAGCTAGTCCTTGTTTGAGCAGTCGATTTCCATATGGAGAATCTATTACGACTGAAAAATTGAAAATGGTAGAAATAGCAGAATCAATTCTTAACGATTTTGGCTTTGAAGATATACGTGTTAGAAGTTCAAATAATAATGCAAAAATAGAAGTTCCTCAAGAACAAATAATAAAGTTAAAATCTATCTTTCATATTATTGAACAAAAAATTATTAATATTGGTTTTTCGCAATGTATTGTGGATGAAGAAGGTTTTATCACTGGAAAATTAAACCGGGTTTTAAATGAATTTTCAAATTGA